A single region of the Sphingomonas crocodyli genome encodes:
- the polA gene encoding DNA polymerase I, translating to MSSNHLYLVDGSGYIFRAYHRLPPLTNRHGTPAGAVFGFTTMLWKLVDELHKADGPTHLAVILDASSKTFRNEMYDQYKAHRPPPPEDLVPQFPLIRDAVRAFSVPCIEELGLEADDIIACYAEAALAQGWQVTIVSSDKDLMQLIRPGLDLLDTMNNRRLGAEHVLEKFGVEPERLGDVLALMGDSVDNVPGVPGIGPKTASQLIQQFGDLDTVLASTDAITKPKLKQSLIDHADNARLSRELVRLKCDAPLPEPLDDLALKGLPPEPLRAFLEDMGFKSLLAKVGGTSTGGPTVLALAPTGQEAPPPPPKLDAVPFNHKDYETVVDEEALDRWIAEGFKCGRIAVDTETDSTDPVRARLVGVSLATAPGKACYIPLAHIGDGLLSETPKQIAKTTAIAKLKPLLEDPSILKIGQNIKYDMVVLAGEGIQVAPYDDTMLLSYDLDAGLGGHGMDDLAQRHLDHACIEFKTVCGTGKAQITFDKVTLDRATEYAAEDADVTLRLWQTLKGRLAREGATRVYELVDRPLVPVLARMETAGIKVDREELARLSAEFAGEASRLEAEIHKEAGGPFTVGSPKQLGDVLFDRMGLKGGRKGKSGVYSTDVNEMERLAGEGVTIARMVLDWRQLTKLRSTYTEALQEQINPKTGRVHTSFSMAVAQTGRLSSTDPNLQNIPIRTEQGRRIRDAFVAEPGKVILSADYSQIELRLAAHMADVPALKEAFAKGEDIHSLTAQEVFGEVTRDTRARAKTINFSILYGISAFGLANRLEVPRAEAQAMIDRYFARFPGINHYIAATLAEVREKGFTTTLFGRKTHLPWIRSSKQGERQSAERQAINAPIQGTSADIIKRAMLRMEPALAAAGLADVRMLLQVHDELVFELAPDQVEAASVVIREVMAGACEPYVSLSVPLGVEIGTGSSWGAAH from the coding sequence ATGTCTTCCAACCATCTCTATCTGGTCGACGGCTCGGGCTACATTTTCCGCGCCTATCACCGCCTGCCGCCGCTCACGAATCGGCACGGCACCCCCGCAGGCGCGGTGTTCGGCTTCACCACCATGTTGTGGAAGCTGGTCGACGAACTGCACAAGGCCGACGGCCCGACCCATCTCGCGGTCATCCTCGATGCGTCGTCGAAGACGTTCCGCAACGAGATGTACGATCAGTATAAGGCGCATCGCCCGCCGCCGCCCGAAGATCTCGTCCCGCAATTTCCGCTGATCCGCGATGCGGTGCGCGCCTTTTCCGTGCCGTGCATCGAGGAACTGGGGCTGGAAGCCGACGACATCATCGCCTGCTATGCCGAGGCCGCCTTGGCGCAGGGTTGGCAGGTGACGATCGTGTCGTCGGACAAGGATCTGATGCAGCTGATCCGCCCCGGTCTCGACCTGCTCGACACGATGAACAATCGCCGTCTCGGCGCGGAGCATGTCCTGGAGAAATTCGGGGTCGAGCCCGAGCGGCTGGGCGACGTGCTGGCCCTGATGGGCGACAGCGTCGACAATGTGCCCGGCGTTCCCGGCATCGGCCCGAAGACCGCGAGCCAGTTGATCCAGCAGTTCGGCGATCTCGACACAGTCCTCGCCTCGACCGACGCAATCACCAAGCCGAAGCTCAAGCAGTCGCTGATCGACCATGCCGACAATGCGCGCCTGTCGCGCGAACTCGTCCGCCTGAAGTGCGATGCGCCGCTGCCCGAGCCGCTCGACGATCTGGCGCTGAAAGGCCTGCCGCCCGAGCCGCTGCGCGCCTTCCTGGAAGATATGGGGTTCAAGTCGCTGCTCGCTAAGGTCGGCGGCACGTCGACCGGCGGGCCGACCGTCCTCGCACTCGCGCCGACCGGGCAGGAGGCTCCGCCCCCGCCGCCCAAGCTCGACGCGGTGCCATTCAACCACAAGGATTATGAGACCGTCGTCGATGAGGAAGCGCTCGATCGCTGGATCGCCGAGGGTTTCAAATGCGGGCGGATCGCGGTCGATACCGAGACCGATTCGACTGATCCGGTCCGCGCGCGCCTCGTCGGCGTCAGCCTCGCGACCGCGCCGGGCAAGGCCTGCTACATTCCGCTCGCGCATATCGGCGACGGCCTGCTGTCCGAAACGCCGAAGCAGATCGCCAAGACCACCGCGATCGCGAAGCTGAAGCCGCTGCTCGAAGATCCGTCGATCCTGAAGATCGGCCAGAACATCAAATATGACATGGTCGTTCTGGCGGGCGAAGGCATTCAGGTCGCGCCTTATGACGATACGATGCTGCTCAGCTATGATCTCGACGCGGGCCTTGGCGGGCACGGCATGGACGATCTGGCGCAGCGCCACCTCGATCATGCCTGTATCGAGTTCAAGACGGTGTGCGGCACCGGCAAGGCGCAGATCACCTTCGACAAGGTCACGCTCGACCGCGCGACCGAATATGCGGCCGAGGATGCCGACGTCACGCTGCGGCTGTGGCAGACGCTGAAAGGCCGGCTGGCGCGCGAAGGCGCGACGCGGGTCTATGAACTGGTCGATCGCCCGCTCGTCCCCGTCCTCGCGCGGATGGAGACGGCCGGCATCAAGGTCGATCGCGAGGAACTGGCGCGCCTCTCCGCCGAATTCGCCGGCGAAGCATCGCGGCTCGAAGCCGAGATTCACAAGGAGGCCGGCGGCCCCTTCACCGTCGGCAGCCCCAAGCAGCTGGGCGACGTCCTGTTCGATCGCATGGGCCTGAAGGGTGGGCGCAAGGGCAAGTCGGGCGTCTATTCGACCGACGTTAACGAGATGGAGCGGCTGGCCGGCGAAGGCGTGACGATCGCGCGCATGGTGCTCGACTGGCGCCAGCTCACCAAGCTGCGCTCGACCTATACCGAGGCGCTGCAGGAGCAGATCAACCCGAAGACGGGGCGCGTCCACACCAGCTTCTCGATGGCGGTCGCGCAGACCGGGCGCCTGTCGTCGACCGACCCGAACCTGCAGAATATCCCGATCCGCACCGAACAGGGCCGCCGCATCCGCGATGCCTTCGTGGCCGAACCGGGCAAGGTGATCCTGTCGGCCGACTATTCGCAGATCGAATTGCGCCTTGCCGCGCATATGGCCGATGTGCCCGCGCTCAAGGAGGCTTTCGCCAAGGGCGAGGACATCCACTCGCTGACCGCGCAGGAGGTGTTCGGCGAAGTAACGCGCGACACCCGCGCGCGCGCCAAGACGATCAACTTCTCGATCCTCTACGGCATCTCCGCCTTCGGCCTCGCCAACCGGCTGGAGGTGCCGCGCGCCGAGGCGCAGGCGATGATCGACCGCTATTTCGCGCGCTTCCCCGGCATCAACCACTATATCGCCGCGACGCTCGCCGAAGTGCGCGAGAAGGGCTTCACCACCACATTGTTCGGCCGCAAGACCCATCTGCCGTGGATCCGTTCGTCAAAGCAGGGCGAGCGCCAGTCGGCCGAACGTCAGGCGATCAACGCCCCGATCCAGGGCACCAGCGCCGACATCATCAAGCGCGCGATGCTGCGCATGGAGCCGGCGCTCGCTGCCGCAGGTCTCGCCGACGTGCGCATGCTGCTGCAGGTGCACGACGAACTGGTGTTCGAACTCGCCCCCGATCAGGTCGAGGCCGCGAGCGTGGTGATCCGTGAGGTGATGGCGGGCGCATGCGAACCCTATGTCTCGCTGTCAGTGCCGCTGGGTGTCGAAATCGGCACAGGTTCGAGCTGGGGCGCCGCGCATTGA
- a CDS encoding flavin reductase family protein — protein MVTDEALSNGFKQAMRRLATTVALITSGKGDNWAGMAATAVVSVCAEPPTILVAVNRSASLYPTLHAEQRFCVNLLSERHKDLVGIFSGKKKGRERFEDGAWTAGECGLPILSDALSALMCKTVSTVDVGTHTLFIGEVESIENHMDIDPLIWVDGGMASAAR, from the coding sequence ATGGTGACCGACGAGGCGCTGAGCAATGGGTTCAAGCAGGCGATGCGTCGCCTGGCCACCACGGTCGCGCTGATCACGTCGGGCAAGGGCGATAATTGGGCGGGCATGGCGGCGACCGCAGTCGTCTCGGTCTGCGCCGAACCGCCGACGATTCTGGTCGCGGTGAACCGTTCGGCCAGCCTCTATCCCACGCTCCACGCCGAACAGCGTTTCTGCGTGAACCTGCTGTCCGAACGGCACAAGGATCTGGTCGGCATCTTCAGCGGCAAGAAGAAGGGCCGCGAGCGTTTCGAGGATGGCGCCTGGACCGCCGGCGAATGCGGCCTGCCGATCCTGTCCGACGCGCTGTCGGCGCTGATGTGCAAGACGGTGTCGACCGTCGACGTCGGCACCCACACCCTGTTCATCGGGGAGGTCGAATCGATCGAGAACCATATGGATATCGATCCGCTGATCTGGGTCGACGGCGGGATGGCGAGCGCGGCGCGCTGA
- the infA gene encoding translation initiation factor IF-1: MAKEELLEMRGQVVELLPNAMFRVRLENDHEILGHTAGKMRKNRIRVLVGDEVLVELTPYDLTKGRITYRFK, encoded by the coding sequence TTGGCGAAAGAAGAACTGCTGGAGATGCGCGGCCAGGTGGTCGAGCTCCTGCCCAACGCGATGTTCCGCGTGCGTCTTGAAAATGATCACGAGATCCTTGGCCACACCGCGGGCAAGATGCGCAAGAACCGCATCCGCGTGCTGGTGGGCGATGAGGTGCTGGTCGAACTGACCCCCTACGACCTGACCAAGGGCCGTATCACCTATCGCTTCAAGTAA